A genomic stretch from Channa argus isolate prfri chromosome 24, Channa argus male v1.0, whole genome shotgun sequence includes:
- the h2ax1 gene encoding H2A.X variant histone family member 1 produces MSGRGKTGGKARAKAKSRSSRAGLQFPVGRVHRLLRKGNYAERVGAGAPVYLAAVLEYLTAEILELAGNAARDNKKTRIIPRHLQLAVRNDEELNKLLGGVTIAQGGVLPNIQAVLLPKKTEKPAKSK; encoded by the coding sequence ATGTctggaagaggaaaaactggtGGCAAAGCGCGGGCAAAGGCTAAATCTCGCTCGTCCCGTGCGGGACTCCAGTTCCCAGTGGGTCGAGTCCACAGGCTACTGCGCAAGGGCAACTATGCGGAGCGCGTCGGTGCCGGGGCTCCAGTGTATCTGGCGGCCGTGCTGGAATATCTGACGGCTGAAATCCTGGAGTTAGCAGGCAACGCGGCCAGGGACAATAAGAAGACCAGGATCATCCCGCGGCATCTTCAGCTGGCTGTGCGCAATGACGAGGAGCTCAACAAACTGCTAGGAGGTGTGACCATCGCTCAGGGAGGAGTGCTGCCCAACATCCAGGCTGTTCTGCTTCCAAAGAAGACGGAGAAACCGGCCAAGAGCAAGTGA
- the hist2h2l gene encoding histone H2B 3 — translation MPDPAKSAPAPKKGSKKAVTKTQKKGDKKRRKTRKESYAIYVYKVLKQVHPDTGISSKAMGIMNSFVNDIFERIAGEASRLAHYNKRSTITSREIQTAVRLLLPGELAKHAVSEGTKAVTKYTSSK, via the coding sequence ATGCCTGATCCTGCAAAATCAGCCCCTGCGCCTAAGAAGGGTTCAAAAAAGGCCGTAACTAAAACCCAGAAGAAAGGAGACAAAAAGCGTCGCAAGACTAGGAAAGAAAGCTATGCCATTTATGTTTACAAGGTGTTAAAGCAGGTGCACCCAGACACGGGGATCTCCTCCAAGGCCATGGGCATCATGAACTCGTTTGTCAACGACATCTTCGAACGCATCGCAGGAGAAGCGTCGCGACTGGCGCACTACAACAAGAGATCCACCATCACCTCAAGGGAGATTCAGACCGCCGTCCGCCTGCTGCTGCCCGGGGAGCTGGCCAAGCACGCCGTTTCCGAGGGAACCAAGGCCGTGACCAAGTACACGAGCTCCAAATAG